A single Methanocaldococcus bathoardescens DNA region contains:
- a CDS encoding DNA-directed DNA polymerase II small subunit, with the protein MEIINKFLDLEVLLSPTVYEKLKNFNESEISNLIEKIGEFKKYNDAFILLDEKFLEIFLQKDLNEIIYEYKDFDFIFYYTGEEEKVEEPEEGEEEIEEKIKEEVEKIEFIKKEQKEQFIKKSDEDVEEKLKQLISKEEKKEDFNAERAKRYENITKIRESVSSRIKWIAKDIDAIIEIYDDSDVSGKSTCTGTIEDFVKYFRDRFERLKIFIERKAQRKGYPLKDIKKMKGQKDIFVVGIVSDVDTARNGSLIVRIEDTEDELTLILPKEKIDTGQLPDDILLDEVIGAIGVVSKSGSSIYVDEIIRPVFPPKEPRRIDEEIYMAFLSDIHVGSKEFLHKEFEKFVRFLNGDVDNELEEKVVSRLKYICIAGDLVDGVGVYPGQEEDLYEIDVIEQYKEIAMYLEQIPEHISIIISPGNHDAVRPAEPQPKLPDKITKLFNRDNIYFVGNPCVLNIHGFDTLLYHGRSFDDLVGQIRTANYENPVTIMRELIKRRLLCPTYGGRCPIAPEHKDYLVIDRDIDILHTGHIHINGYGIYRGVVMVNSGTFQEQTDFQKRMGISPTPAIVPIINLAKVGEKGHYLEWDRGVLEVRY; encoded by the coding sequence ATGGAAATAATAAATAAATTTTTAGATTTAGAAGTTTTATTATCACCAACTGTTTATGAAAAGTTGAAAAATTTTAATGAAAGTGAAATTAGCAATTTAATTGAAAAAATTGGAGAATTTAAAAAATACAACGATGCCTTTATTTTGTTGGATGAGAAGTTCTTAGAAATTTTTTTACAAAAAGATTTGAATGAAATAATATATGAATATAAGGATTTTGACTTCATATTTTACTACACCGGAGAAGAAGAAAAAGTAGAAGAACCTGAAGAAGGAGAAGAAGAAATTGAAGAAAAAATTAAAGAAGAAGTAGAAAAAATAGAATTTATAAAAAAAGAACAAAAGGAACAATTTATAAAAAAATCTGATGAAGATGTTGAAGAAAAATTAAAACAACTAATTTCCAAAGAAGAGAAAAAAGAAGATTTTAATGCTGAGAGAGCTAAAAGATATGAAAACATAACAAAAATAAGAGAAAGTGTAAGTAGCAGAATAAAGTGGATAGCTAAGGATATAGACGCTATAATAGAGATTTATGACGATTCAGATGTTTCTGGAAAATCTACATGCACTGGAACTATTGAGGACTTTGTTAAATACTTTAGAGACAGATTTGAAAGATTAAAAATATTTATTGAAAGAAAGGCTCAAAGAAAAGGTTATCCTCTAAAAGATATAAAAAAGATGAAAGGGCAGAAGGATATTTTTGTTGTAGGAATTGTTAGTGATGTTGATACTGCAAGAAATGGGAGTTTAATAGTTAGAATTGAAGATACTGAGGATGAATTAACATTAATTTTACCAAAAGAAAAGATTGATACTGGGCAGTTACCAGATGATATTTTATTGGATGAAGTTATTGGAGCTATTGGAGTTGTTAGCAAATCTGGAAGCTCAATATACGTTGATGAAATTATACGACCAGTATTTCCACCAAAAGAACCAAGAAGAATTGATGAAGAAATATACATGGCATTTTTATCAGATATTCACGTTGGAAGTAAAGAGTTTCTACATAAAGAGTTTGAGAAATTTGTTAGATTTTTAAATGGAGATGTTGATAATGAATTAGAAGAAAAAGTTGTTAGCAGATTAAAATACATCTGCATTGCTGGAGATTTGGTTGATGGAGTTGGTGTTTATCCTGGGCAAGAAGAGGATTTGTATGAAATAGATGTTATTGAGCAGTATAAAGAGATAGCAATGTATTTAGAGCAAATTCCAGAGCACATAAGTATAATCATCTCACCAGGAAACCACGATGCCGTTAGACCAGCAGAACCTCAACCAAAATTGCCAGATAAAATAACAAAGTTATTTAATAGAGATAATATTTACTTCGTTGGAAATCCGTGTGTTCTCAATATACACGGCTTTGATACTTTGTTATATCACGGTAGAAGCTTTGACGACTTAGTCGGACAAATAAGGACTGCAAACTATGAAAATCCAGTAACTATTATGAGAGAGTTGATAAAAAGAAGATTACTCTGTCCAACTTATGGAGGAAGGTGTCCAATAGCCCCAGAACATAAAGATTACTTAGTTATAGATAGAGATATTGATATCTTACACACTGGACATATACACATTAATGGTTATGGGATTTATAGAGGAGTTGTTATGGTTAATAGTGGGACTTTCCAAGAGCAAACAGATTTCCAGAAGAGAATGGGAATTAGCCCTACACCTGCAATAGTTCCAATAATAAATTTGGCCAAGGTTGGAGAGAAAGGGCATTATTTAGAATGGGATAGAGGAGTTTTAGAGGTTAGATATTGA
- a CDS encoding mechanosensitive ion channel family protein translates to MINSKLKLGIKVVLLIFLLHSLISVFNLETYIGLFTKYQNQIMIIAIIILSGLIIVDIASEIFRKYAREREEKAGEYLTLNYIFKYLVYVCVALMIFGVLYQNVSSLVVSVGLIGAAITYALQKPILNFAGWIIILYTRTIKIGDRIYIKNVGAGDVFDIDTQHIYLSELTLDTLDSTGRVLVIPNSYIFTTSIINFTKGTPYIWDYIVIHFTYNSNIKKAEEIVFSSVSEVVGDLMKKLAERWSKRKYLISKSLCDEPLMRVGITRSSIYVKAVYLVNTYEKAKVKSEIYRKILQKIEKENDVKLAYPHIKAIIESENNFKNT, encoded by the coding sequence ATGATTAACAGCAAGTTAAAATTAGGAATAAAAGTAGTATTATTAATATTTTTACTGCACAGCCTTATATCAGTTTTTAATTTAGAGACATATATAGGGCTATTTACCAAATATCAAAATCAAATAATGATTATTGCTATTATTATTTTATCTGGGCTTATTATTGTGGATATTGCATCCGAGATATTTAGAAAATATGCAAGGGAAAGGGAAGAGAAGGCTGGAGAATATCTAACTCTAAACTATATTTTTAAATATCTTGTCTATGTTTGTGTTGCTTTGATGATTTTTGGTGTTCTCTATCAAAATGTATCATCATTAGTTGTTTCAGTTGGTTTAATTGGGGCGGCTATAACTTACGCTTTACAAAAACCAATTTTAAACTTTGCTGGGTGGATTATCATCCTATACACAAGAACAATAAAAATTGGGGATAGGATTTATATTAAAAATGTTGGAGCTGGAGATGTATTTGATATAGATACTCAGCACATCTACTTAAGTGAATTAACCTTAGACACATTAGATTCTACTGGAAGGGTTTTAGTTATACCAAATTCCTATATATTCACAACATCTATAATCAATTTCACAAAAGGAACACCATATATTTGGGATTATATTGTTATACATTTTACATATAATAGCAATATAAAGAAAGCTGAAGAGATTGTTTTTTCTTCAGTTAGTGAAGTTGTTGGAGATTTAATGAAAAAATTGGCTGAAAGATGGTCAAAGAGAAAATATTTAATATCAAAAAGCCTATGTGATGAACCATTAATGAGAGTTGGAATAACCAGAAGTTCTATCTATGTAAAAGCGGTTTATTTAGTAAATACCTATGAAAAGGCTAAAGTAAAAAGTGAAATTTATAGAAAAATTCTACAGAAAATTGAAAAAGAAAATGATGTAAAATTAGCTTATCCACACATCAAAGCTATTATTGAATCAGAAAACAACTTTAAAAACACGTGA
- a CDS encoding amidohydrolase family protein, with protein sequence MLLKSQFLYGEDFELRKGTLVIEEGIIKGFTNEYNEREVFEFKGLVIPPLINAHTHIADNSIKDIGINKTLDELVKPPNGLKHRYLAECSDDILVEGMKLGLEDMREHGIKYFCDFRENGVRGINLLKTALKCYDYPKAIILGRPTKVDKDEIEEVLKNSNGLGLSGANEFEDDELKLIFRIFKRFKEKDDKKLFAIHAAEHKGAVEYSLNKYGMTEVERLVDLGIKPDFIVHGTHLTNNDLELLKENNIPVVACVRANLSFNVGMPKLNELNDNLLVGIGTDNFMANSPSIFKEMDFIYKLYHIEPKDILRMATINNAKILKLENVGLIDEGFKAVFTFIKPTNAILFSKNIIASVVTRCEKGDVVDFSFCINL encoded by the coding sequence TTGTTATTAAAAAGCCAATTTTTATATGGGGAAGATTTTGAGCTAAGAAAAGGGACTTTAGTTATTGAAGAAGGAATAATTAAAGGTTTTACAAATGAATATAATGAGAGAGAAGTTTTTGAGTTTAAAGGGCTTGTTATTCCCCCACTTATAAATGCCCACACTCATATTGCTGATAATAGTATAAAGGATATAGGGATTAATAAAACTTTGGATGAGTTAGTGAAACCACCAAATGGGCTAAAACATAGATATTTAGCTGAGTGTAGTGATGATATATTGGTTGAAGGAATGAAACTTGGTTTAGAAGATATGAGAGAACATGGAATAAAGTATTTTTGTGATTTTAGAGAAAATGGGGTTAGGGGGATTAATTTATTAAAAACTGCTTTAAAATGCTACGATTATCCAAAGGCAATAATCTTAGGAAGACCTACAAAAGTTGATAAAGATGAGATTGAAGAAGTTTTAAAAAACTCTAATGGTTTGGGGTTAAGTGGGGCTAATGAGTTTGAGGATGATGAGCTAAAACTAATTTTTAGAATTTTTAAGAGATTTAAAGAAAAAGATGATAAGAAATTATTTGCTATACATGCAGCTGAGCATAAAGGGGCTGTAGAATATAGTTTAAACAAATATGGTATGACAGAAGTTGAGAGATTGGTAGATTTAGGAATAAAACCAGATTTTATTGTTCATGGAACTCATCTCACAAATAATGATTTAGAGCTACTAAAAGAAAACAATATTCCAGTTGTTGCATGTGTTAGGGCTAATCTATCATTTAATGTAGGTATGCCAAAATTAAATGAGCTCAATGATAATTTATTGGTTGGGATTGGGACAGATAACTTTATGGCAAACTCTCCATCAATATTTAAAGAAATGGACTTCATTTATAAGCTCTATCACATAGAGCCAAAGGATATTTTAAGAATGGCAACAATAAACAATGCAAAGATATTAAAGCTTGAGAATGTTGGTTTGATAGATGAGGGCTTTAAGGCTGTATTCACCTTCATAAAACCAACAAATGCTATATTATTTTCTAAGAATATTATTGCTTCAGTTGTTACAAGATGTGAGAAAGGGGATGTTGTAGATTTTAGTTTTTGTATAAATTTATAG
- the hisB gene encoding imidazoleglycerol-phosphate dehydratase HisB, with protein sequence MRVFEVMRETKETNVYLKINIDGTGKYKIDTGIPFFDHLLASFAKHGCFDLIVKARGDLEIDDHHTVEDVGICLGLALNQIEKRNIFRFGWAIIPMDDARATVAIDLSGRSYCVGNYKPEREYIGDLATENINHFFESVASYGMLNIHYEVIGKNEHHKAEALFKAFGVALDLATKIDERKGIISTKGEVKL encoded by the coding sequence ATGAGAGTTTTTGAAGTAATGAGAGAAACAAAAGAAACAAATGTTTATTTAAAAATAAACATCGATGGTACTGGAAAATATAAAATAGATACTGGAATTCCATTTTTTGACCATTTATTGGCATCTTTTGCTAAACATGGATGTTTTGATTTGATTGTTAAGGCAAGAGGAGATTTGGAGATTGATGACCACCACACTGTTGAAGATGTTGGAATTTGCTTAGGTTTAGCTCTAAACCAGATTGAAAAAAGGAATATTTTTAGGTTTGGATGGGCAATAATTCCAATGGATGATGCAAGAGCTACAGTAGCTATTGATTTAAGTGGGAGAAGTTATTGTGTAGGAAATTATAAACCAGAGAGAGAATATATCGGAGATTTAGCAACTGAAAACATAAATCACTTTTTTGAATCAGTAGCAAGCTATGGAATGCTAAATATACACTATGAAGTAATTGGAAAAAATGAACATCACAAGGCAGAGGCATTATTTAAGGCATTTGGCGTTGCTTTAGATTTAGCTACAAAAATTGATGAGAGAAAAGGAATTATAAGCACTAAAGGAGAAGTAAAGCTATAA
- a CDS encoding fibrillarin-like rRNA/tRNA 2'-O-methyltransferase produces the protein MEDIRIKEIFENIYEVDLGDGLKRIATKSIVKGKKVYDEKIIKIGDEEYRIWNPNKSKLAAAIIKGLKVMPIKRDSKILYLGASAGTTPSHVADIADKGIVYAIEYAPRIMRELLDACAERENIIPILGDANKPQEYANIVEKVDVIYEDVAQPNQAEILIKNAKWFLKKGGYGMIAIKARSIDVTKDPKEIFKEQKEILERGGFKIVDEVDIEPFEKDHIMFIGIWEG, from the coding sequence ATGGAAGATATAAGAATCAAAGAGATTTTTGAAAACATCTATGAAGTTGATTTAGGAGATGGTTTAAAAAGAATAGCAACAAAATCCATAGTTAAAGGAAAAAAGGTCTATGACGAAAAAATAATAAAGATTGGAGATGAAGAGTATAGAATTTGGAATCCAAATAAAAGTAAGTTGGCAGCTGCGATAATTAAAGGTTTAAAGGTTATGCCAATAAAGAGAGATTCAAAAATCTTATACTTAGGAGCTTCAGCTGGAACAACACCATCTCACGTTGCAGATATTGCTGATAAAGGCATTGTATATGCCATAGAGTATGCACCAAGAATTATGAGGGAGCTTTTAGATGCCTGTGCTGAGAGAGAAAACATAATCCCAATTTTAGGAGATGCAAATAAACCTCAAGAATATGCAAATATTGTTGAGAAGGTAGATGTTATCTATGAGGATGTTGCTCAGCCAAATCAGGCGGAGATATTAATTAAAAATGCTAAATGGTTTTTAAAGAAAGGCGGATATGGAATGATAGCAATAAAGGCAAGGAGTATAGATGTTACAAAAGACCCAAAAGAAATATTTAAAGAACAAAAAGAAATTTTAGAGAGAGGAGGATTTAAAATAGTTGATGAAGTAGATATTGAGCCATTTGAAAAAGACCATATTATGTTCATTGGTATTTGGGAAGGATAA
- a CDS encoding ThiF family adenylyltransferase has protein sequence MNVEEMERKLKPKGKVSIIGCGRLGIRVAFNLLEVHRGGVEKVYVFDNAKIEENDIIHRRLGGKVGEYKVDFIKRFFGNRVEAFKENITKDNLHLIKGDVAIICIAGGDTIPTTKAIINYCKERGIKTIGTNGVFGIEEKIKVCDAKYAKGPAKFLNLDEEGHIVVGTEKFIRDFEPITPYTLDEIAKRIVIECLRILWKKYYRS, from the coding sequence ATGAATGTTGAAGAGATGGAAAGAAAATTAAAGCCAAAAGGGAAAGTTTCAATAATTGGATGTGGAAGATTGGGGATTAGAGTAGCTTTTAATTTGTTGGAAGTGCATAGAGGCGGGGTAGAGAAAGTTTATGTTTTTGATAATGCTAAAATAGAAGAAAATGATATTATCCATAGAAGATTAGGGGGAAAGGTTGGGGAATACAAAGTAGATTTTATAAAGAGATTTTTTGGAAATAGGGTTGAAGCATTTAAAGAAAATATAACTAAAGACAATCTTCATTTAATTAAGGGGGATGTGGCAATTATATGTATAGCTGGCGGGGATACAATTCCAACAACAAAGGCAATCATAAACTACTGTAAAGAAAGGGGTATTAAAACAATAGGAACTAATGGGGTTTTTGGTATAGAAGAAAAAATAAAGGTTTGTGATGCCAAATATGCAAAAGGTCCAGCTAAATTTTTAAATTTGGACGAAGAGGGACATATAGTTGTAGGAACTGAGAAATTTATTAGAGATTTTGAGCCAATAACACCATATACATTAGATGAGATTGCTAAGAGGATAGTTATTGAATGTTTAAGAATATTGTGGAAGAAATACTATCGAAGTTAA
- a CDS encoding 30S ribosomal protein S19e gives MVTVYDVPADKLIQKTAEKLKEMNIGVPEWVPFVKTGVSRERRPEQDDWWYIRCASILRKIYIYGPVGVSRLRTAYGGRKNRGHAPEHFYKGSGNIIRKALQELEKLGLVEKTPEGRVITPKGRSFLDNIAKEVRDEIINEIPALAKY, from the coding sequence ATGGTAACTGTCTATGATGTTCCAGCTGATAAGTTAATTCAGAAGACAGCTGAAAAATTAAAAGAGATGAATATTGGAGTTCCAGAGTGGGTTCCTTTTGTTAAGACAGGAGTTAGCAGAGAGAGAAGACCTGAACAAGATGACTGGTGGTATATAAGGTGTGCATCAATCTTAAGAAAAATCTATATCTATGGACCTGTTGGTGTTTCAAGATTGAGAACTGCTTACGGAGGAAGAAAAAACAGAGGACACGCACCAGAACACTTCTATAAAGGTAGTGGAAACATCATTAGAAAAGCTTTACAAGAATTAGAAAAATTAGGTTTAGTTGAAAAGACACCAGAAGGAAGAGTTATTACACCAAAAGGAAGAAGCTTCTTAGACAACATTGCTAAAGAGGTTAGGGATGAAATAATTAATGAAATCCCTGCTCTTGCTAAGTACTAA
- a CDS encoding DNA-binding protein, with protein MDVEEIKRRKLLELQKKLAEQQQQEEELLEAEMQKRALLRKILTPEARERLERIRLARPEFAEAVEMQLIQLAQLGRLPIPLKDEDFKALLERLHAMTKRKRDIKIIRK; from the coding sequence ATGGATGTTGAAGAAATTAAAAGAAGAAAGCTTCTTGAATTGCAAAAAAAGCTTGCTGAACAACAACAGCAAGAAGAGGAATTATTAGAGGCAGAGATGCAAAAAAGAGCATTATTAAGAAAGATATTAACACCCGAAGCAAGAGAGAGATTGGAGAGAATAAGATTAGCGAGACCTGAATTTGCTGAAGCTGTTGAAATGCAATTAATTCAGTTAGCTCAACTTGGTAGATTGCCTATTCCATTAAAAGATGAGGACTTTAAAGCTTTACTCGAGAGATTACATGCTATGACAAAGAGAAAGAGAGACATTAAAATTATTAGAAAGTGA
- a CDS encoding DUF7411 family protein, translating to MDVHVLFSGGKDSSLSAVILKKLGYEPHLITINFGVIPSYKLAEETAKILGFKHKVITLDRKIVEKAADMIIEHKYPGPAIQYVHKTVLEILADEYKVLADGTRRDDRVPKLSYSEIQSLEMRKNIQYITPLMGFGYKTLRYLASEFFILEEIKSGTKLSSDYEAEIRHILKERGESPEKYFPEHKQTRVVALKKKI from the coding sequence ATGGATGTTCATGTTCTCTTTAGTGGAGGGAAAGATAGTTCCCTCTCTGCAGTGATATTAAAAAAACTTGGTTATGAACCTCATTTAATAACTATAAATTTTGGTGTTATTCCTTCTTATAAATTGGCTGAAGAAACAGCTAAAATTTTAGGATTTAAGCATAAAGTTATAACTCTTGATAGAAAAATTGTTGAAAAAGCTGCTGATATGATTATTGAACATAAATATCCTGGCCCTGCAATACAATATGTTCATAAAACTGTCTTAGAAATTTTGGCTGATGAATATAAAGTATTAGCGGATGGGACAAGAAGAGATGATAGAGTCCCAAAGCTTAGCTATTCAGAAATCCAAAGCTTAGAGATGAGGAAAAATATCCAATATATAACCCCGTTAATGGGCTTTGGTTATAAAACTTTAAGATATTTAGCAAGTGAATTTTTTATATTAGAAGAAATAAAAAGTGGAACTAAGTTGAGCTCTGACTATGAGGCAGAGATTAGGCATATATTGAAGGAGAGAGGAGAAAGCCCTGAAAAATATTTCCCTGAACATAAACAAACAAGGGTTGTTGCTCTTAAAAAGAAAATTTAG
- a CDS encoding 50S ribosomal protein L39e translates to MGSNKPLGKKLRLAKALKQNRRVPLFVIVKTRGRVRFHPKMRYWRRKKLKA, encoded by the coding sequence ATGGGAAGTAACAAGCCATTAGGAAAGAAGTTAAGATTGGCTAAAGCATTAAAGCAGAATAGAAGAGTTCCATTGTTTGTTATTGTTAAAACACGAGGGAGAGTTAGATTCCATCCAAAAATGAGATACTGGAGAAGAAAGAAATTGAAAGCTTAA
- a CDS encoding UPF0146 family protein, with protein MNTAVIVEFIKNFAEENNCKKIAEVGIGFKFDVAKELSRYFDLIVIDINERAVEKAKLFGLKAYKDDLFNPNIDLYKDVNLIYSIRPPRDLQPYILDLSKEINANLIIRPLLNEMPIKELKLKNYKEEVFYIKEKQI; from the coding sequence ATGAATACAGCAGTGATAGTTGAGTTCATAAAAAACTTTGCAGAAGAAAATAACTGCAAAAAAATAGCTGAAGTTGGGATTGGATTTAAATTTGATGTTGCAAAAGAGTTAAGCAGATATTTTGATTTGATAGTCATTGATATTAATGAAAGAGCAGTTGAAAAAGCCAAATTGTTTGGATTAAAGGCTTATAAGGATGATTTATTTAATCCAAATATAGATTTATATAAAGATGTTAATTTAATATATTCTATAAGACCTCCGAGAGATTTACAGCCGTATATTTTAGATTTGTCAAAAGAGATTAATGCCAATTTAATTATAAGACCTCTTTTAAATGAAATGCCCATAAAAGAACTGAAACTAAAAAACTATAAAGAGGAAGTGTTTTATATAAAAGAAAAACAAATTTAA
- a CDS encoding LolA family protein: MNYKYLILSLFLIVGVFFSGCTQQMTADEIAKKMQEKYEAINTMEGNLVMTLNVNGKIETIQYKYSFKKPNKYYMENDDVLIVSDGKIMYLYDKKSNKYMKTEISGENPYNPDYGKFIKEMLNEYDVKYLGEENYDNKKCYVLELTSKKDPTIKIKMYVDEDYWQPLKIETKDMIIEYKNVKFDVDIPDSKFTFTPPEGAELISSGKIATSTNIDEIQKEVNFKILIPKYTAGLKLQKANLAKQNVDGEEFEMVSLVYGESGDLIIMEMKDIGNQMDVGNKITLNNGVNAAIYESNGYTALTFSYNGVRVSIMSKLSKDELIKIANSMIE, from the coding sequence ATGAACTATAAATACCTAATACTTTCTTTATTTTTAATAGTTGGGGTTTTCTTTTCAGGATGCACACAGCAGATGACTGCAGATGAGATAGCAAAGAAAATGCAAGAAAAATATGAAGCTATCAACACTATGGAAGGAAATTTGGTAATGACATTAAATGTAAATGGAAAGATAGAGACGATACAATATAAATATTCCTTTAAAAAACCAAATAAATACTATATGGAGAATGATGATGTTTTAATAGTTTCTGATGGAAAGATAATGTATCTTTATGATAAGAAGAGCAACAAATATATGAAAACAGAGATTAGTGGAGAAAATCCATACAACCCAGATTATGGAAAGTTTATTAAGGAAATGTTGAATGAATATGACGTCAAATACTTAGGAGAAGAAAACTATGATAATAAAAAGTGCTATGTTTTAGAATTAACATCTAAAAAAGACCCAACAATTAAAATTAAAATGTATGTTGATGAAGATTACTGGCAACCTCTCAAAATAGAAACAAAAGATATGATTATTGAATATAAAAATGTTAAGTTTGATGTAGATATTCCAGACAGCAAATTTACCTTTACTCCACCAGAAGGAGCGGAGTTAATAAGTTCTGGAAAAATAGCAACCTCAACCAATATAGATGAGATTCAAAAAGAAGTTAATTTTAAAATATTAATCCCAAAATACACTGCAGGGCTTAAATTACAAAAGGCTAATTTAGCAAAACAAAATGTCGATGGAGAAGAATTTGAAATGGTTAGCTTAGTTTATGGAGAAAGCGGGGATTTAATAATAATGGAAATGAAAGATATAGGAAATCAGATGGATGTTGGCAATAAAATTACATTAAATAATGGTGTTAATGCTGCAATCTATGAGAGTAATGGATATACAGCATTAACATTCTCTTACAATGGAGTTAGAGTAAGTATAATGAGCAAATTAAGTAAAGATGAGTTAATAAAAATAGCAAATTCTATGATTGAATAA
- a CDS encoding ATP-binding protein: protein MIIAVSGKGGVGKTAFTTLLIKALSKKTNSILVVDADPDSNLPETLGVEVEKTVGDIREELKKLVEKDEIPAGMTKLDYLRSKIFEILVETKYYDLLVMGRPEGSGCYCSVNNWLRQIIDNLSKDYEFVVIDTEAGLEHLSRRTTQNVDVMVVITDASKRGLGTAKRIKKLANELEVKFKDIYVVANKVKPEHEELIENYAKELGLNLIGKLPYDKEIAEYDLKGIPLWNLPEDNEVYKKVEEIAEKIIKNKK from the coding sequence ATGATTATTGCTGTAAGCGGGAAAGGCGGAGTTGGGAAAACAGCATTTACAACCTTATTAATTAAAGCATTATCTAAAAAAACAAACAGTATCTTAGTTGTTGATGCAGACCCTGACTCAAATTTACCTGAAACTTTAGGTGTTGAAGTAGAAAAAACAGTAGGGGATATTAGGGAAGAGTTAAAAAAGTTAGTTGAAAAGGATGAGATTCCAGCAGGAATGACAAAATTAGATTATTTAAGAAGCAAGATTTTTGAAATTTTAGTTGAAACAAAATATTATGATTTATTGGTTATGGGAAGACCTGAAGGTAGTGGTTGTTATTGTAGTGTAAATAATTGGCTAAGGCAGATTATTGATAACCTATCAAAAGATTACGAATTTGTTGTTATAGATACTGAGGCAGGTTTAGAACATCTCAGCAGAAGAACTACTCAAAATGTAGATGTGATGGTTGTTATAACTGATGCATCAAAAAGAGGTTTAGGAACTGCAAAGAGAATAAAAAAATTAGCTAATGAGTTAGAAGTTAAGTTTAAGGATATTTATGTTGTTGCAAATAAGGTTAAGCCAGAGCATGAAGAGCTAATTGAAAATTATGCAAAAGAACTTGGTTTAAATTTGATTGGGAAACTTCCTTATGATAAAGAAATTGCTGAGTATGATTTAAAAGGCATTCCATTGTGGAATCTTCCAGAAGATAACGAAGTTTATAAAAAAGTTGAAGAAATTGCTGAGAAAATAATTAAAAATAAAAAATAA